A portion of the uncultured Draconibacterium sp. genome contains these proteins:
- a CDS encoding DUF4251 domain-containing protein, giving the protein MKKIILLSFLILSIAAVNAQDKELTRKEKKAQREAMLTEQTKQLVETNEWQFYASQMIPANGRSRNLSTPYSVVLQDETVDSYLPYIGEAYTSQYGSNESPLIFEKPVEDYSIEDAKKDGYTIKFSAKNNNDKIDFTFYITKTGSASLRVTSINRQSISYHGELVPVEEKENL; this is encoded by the coding sequence ATGAAAAAAATAATTTTGTTAAGCTTCCTCATTCTTTCAATTGCTGCTGTTAATGCACAAGACAAAGAATTAACCCGAAAAGAGAAAAAAGCACAGCGTGAAGCGATGCTTACCGAACAAACAAAACAACTTGTTGAAACCAATGAATGGCAATTCTATGCATCTCAGATGATTCCTGCAAATGGTAGAAGCCGTAATTTATCAACGCCATACAGCGTGGTATTGCAAGACGAAACAGTGGATTCTTATCTCCCCTATATCGGCGAGGCATATACATCTCAATATGGATCAAATGAGTCTCCATTAATATTTGAGAAACCAGTTGAAGATTATAGTATTGAAGATGCCAAAAAGGATGGATATACGATAAAATTCAGTGCTAAGAATAATAATGACAAAATAGATTTCACTTTTTATATTACCAAAACCGGGTCTGCTTCTTTGAGAGTAACGAGTATAAACCGCCAAAGTATTTCCTACCACGGAGAATTGGTTCCGGTTGAAGAAAAAGAAAACTTATAA
- the tsaD gene encoding tRNA (adenosine(37)-N6)-threonylcarbamoyltransferase complex transferase subunit TsaD — translation MADKGIIIMGIESSCDDTSAAIIRDGEILSNVVASQKVHEEYGGVVPELASRAHQQNIIPVVDLAIKRANINRNEISAVAFTRGPGLLGSLLVGTSFAKGFSLASKIPLIEVNHLQGHVLALFIKENGVDFNPPKFPFLCLLVSGGNSQIILVRDHLDMEVIGQTIDDAAGEAFDKCAKVMGLPYPGGPHVDRLAKEGDPHRFEFSRPRIPGLDYSFSGLKTNFLYFLRDNLKENENFVEENLADLCASLQHTIIEILLSKLKRAARETGISEITVAGGVSANSGLRNALQENAKKHRWNLIIPKFEYTMDNAAMIAITGYYKYLNNEFTGQDAVPFARTQL, via the coding sequence ATGGCTGATAAAGGAATTATTATAATGGGGATTGAATCGTCGTGTGACGATACTTCTGCTGCCATCATTCGCGATGGAGAAATTCTGTCGAATGTTGTGGCATCGCAAAAAGTACATGAGGAATATGGAGGCGTAGTTCCTGAGTTAGCATCGCGAGCTCATCAGCAAAATATTATACCAGTGGTTGATTTGGCCATTAAAAGGGCTAACATTAATCGCAACGAAATTTCGGCCGTAGCTTTTACGCGCGGGCCGGGATTGCTGGGTTCTTTATTGGTGGGTACTTCGTTTGCAAAAGGTTTTTCGCTGGCGTCGAAAATTCCGTTAATCGAGGTGAATCACCTGCAGGGTCACGTGTTGGCTCTGTTTATAAAAGAAAATGGCGTGGATTTTAATCCTCCAAAATTTCCTTTTTTATGCCTGCTCGTTTCCGGAGGTAATTCGCAAATTATTCTTGTTCGCGATCATTTAGATATGGAAGTTATTGGGCAAACCATTGACGATGCTGCCGGAGAAGCTTTTGATAAATGTGCAAAGGTTATGGGATTGCCTTATCCGGGGGGGCCGCATGTTGACCGTTTGGCCAAAGAAGGCGATCCGCATCGTTTTGAATTCTCGCGTCCGCGAATACCCGGTTTAGATTATAGTTTTAGTGGACTGAAAACCAATTTCCTTTATTTTCTGCGCGACAATCTGAAAGAGAATGAAAATTTTGTAGAAGAAAATCTGGCCGATCTTTGTGCCTCGTTGCAACATACAATTATTGAAATATTGCTGAGTAAATTAAAGCGAGCAGCCCGGGAAACAGGCATTAGCGAAATTACTGTAGCTGGTGGCGTTTCTGCTAATTCGGGGTTACGGAATGCACTACAGGAAAATGCGAAGAAACACCGCTGGAACCTGATTATTCCAAAATTTGAATACACTATGGATAATGCAGCAATGATTGCCATTACCGGATATTACAAATATTTAAACAACGAATTTACCGGGCAGGATGCTGTTCCGTTTGCGCGAACTCAATTGTAA
- the sfsA gene encoding DNA/RNA nuclease SfsA has protein sequence MKFEKELIHGTLIKRYKRFLADIELDTGEVVVAHCTNSGSMKSCLENGAEVYLTPVDDPKRKTKFTWEMIKINGDWVGINTGNPNKLAFEAISAGHIPGLEEYTTVRREVKFGDSRFDVFAENKQEKCFVEVKNVSMKQNDYALFPDAITTRGQKHLKTLIEVKKQGMRAVMLYIIQRSDVEIFAPAKEIDPEYAALLKEAFAAGVEIFPMQAKVTPHNITLAKKLPFEL, from the coding sequence TTGAAATTTGAAAAAGAACTGATTCACGGAACACTAATAAAACGCTATAAACGATTTTTAGCTGATATAGAATTGGATACAGGCGAAGTTGTTGTGGCACATTGTACCAACTCCGGATCGATGAAAAGTTGCCTTGAAAATGGAGCAGAGGTTTATCTGACACCGGTTGATGACCCAAAACGCAAAACAAAGTTTACCTGGGAAATGATAAAAATAAACGGCGACTGGGTAGGCATAAACACCGGAAATCCGAACAAACTGGCTTTCGAAGCAATTTCTGCCGGACATATTCCTGGTTTAGAAGAATACACAACAGTTAGGCGCGAAGTGAAATTCGGGGATTCAAGATTTGATGTATTCGCAGAAAATAAGCAGGAGAAATGTTTCGTGGAGGTGAAAAATGTTTCAATGAAGCAAAATGATTATGCCTTGTTTCCGGATGCAATAACCACACGAGGGCAGAAACATTTAAAAACATTGATAGAGGTGAAGAAGCAGGGAATGCGTGCGGTAATGCTTTATATCATTCAGCGTAGTGATGTGGAGATTTTTGCGCCGGCAAAAGAAATCGATCCTGAATACGCCGCCCTGTTAAAAGAAGCATTTGCTGCCGGGGTAGAAATATTTCCGATGCAGGCAAAAGTTACACCTCATAATATTACTCTTGCTAAAAAATTACCTTTCGAGCTATAA
- the nhaD gene encoding sodium:proton antiporter NhaD produces MFILMVVVFVLGYTAIALEHPLKVDKAASALIIGTLCWVVYILGAESILHLGFSPTWEAFLAAHPDSHGIHAVHEFIVESEIIHHLGEIGEILFFLLGAMTIVEVVDQHEGFKIITDKIKTTNKVKLLWILSLLTFFMSALLDNLTTTIVLVALLRKLIDDKQTRWFFASMVVLAANAGGAWSPIGDVTTIMLWIGGQVTAGTIIANVILPSLVCMVVPLAILSVTMKGDVARPVIDEDEIEYSTEKERILFLVLGVCGLLFVPVFKTATHLPPYMGMLLSLGILWVVGEIVHKDKPKEIKDKLKVTAVLQRVDVPTVLFFLGILSAVAALQSAGHLNILATYLDENLGNIYLIDLAIGVLSSIVDNVPLVAGAMGMYPIADAGAVGYQAAFVQDGAFWEFLAYTAGTGGSMLIIGSAAGVAAMGLEKIDFIWYLKKISWLALVGYLAGAATYYVMFGL; encoded by the coding sequence ATGTTTATATTAATGGTTGTTGTGTTTGTTCTGGGCTATACTGCAATTGCCCTGGAGCATCCTCTTAAAGTCGACAAAGCTGCATCGGCTTTAATTATCGGAACATTGTGTTGGGTAGTATATATACTGGGAGCCGAAAGTATTTTGCACTTAGGTTTCAGTCCAACATGGGAAGCTTTTCTTGCAGCACATCCCGATTCACATGGAATACATGCCGTACACGAGTTTATCGTAGAATCTGAAATCATTCATCACTTAGGCGAAATTGGTGAAATTTTATTCTTCCTGCTTGGAGCAATGACAATTGTTGAAGTGGTTGACCAGCACGAAGGATTTAAAATTATTACTGATAAAATTAAAACCACCAATAAAGTAAAACTACTTTGGATATTAAGTCTTCTTACTTTTTTCATGTCGGCATTACTAGATAACCTTACAACAACTATTGTACTGGTTGCTCTGTTACGCAAACTGATTGACGACAAACAAACCCGCTGGTTTTTTGCCAGTATGGTAGTACTTGCGGCTAACGCCGGTGGTGCATGGTCGCCAATTGGCGATGTTACCACAATTATGTTGTGGATTGGCGGACAAGTTACAGCCGGAACAATTATCGCCAATGTTATTCTTCCAAGTTTAGTATGTATGGTAGTTCCGTTGGCAATCCTTTCGGTAACAATGAAAGGCGATGTTGCGCGTCCGGTTATCGATGAAGATGAGATTGAGTACAGTACTGAAAAGGAACGAATTCTGTTTCTTGTGCTAGGTGTTTGCGGTTTATTATTTGTACCGGTATTTAAAACAGCTACACATCTACCTCCATACATGGGAATGCTACTTTCGTTAGGTATTTTATGGGTTGTTGGTGAAATTGTACATAAAGACAAACCAAAAGAAATTAAAGACAAGCTAAAAGTAACAGCTGTTCTTCAACGTGTTGACGTACCTACAGTATTGTTTTTCTTAGGTATTTTATCAGCAGTTGCAGCATTACAGTCTGCAGGACACCTGAATATTCTGGCAACTTACCTCGATGAAAATCTTGGAAATATTTATTTGATCGACCTTGCAATTGGTGTGCTTTCATCAATTGTTGATAATGTTCCGTTAGTTGCCGGCGCAATGGGTATGTACCCGATTGCCGACGCAGGCGCTGTTGGTTACCAGGCTGCTTTTGTTCAGGACGGTGCGTTCTGGGAATTCCTGGCCTATACAGCCGGAACCGGTGGCAGTATGTTAATTATTGGTTCAGCGGCCGGTGTTGCAGCAATGGGATTGGAAAAAATCGATTTTATATGGTACCTGAAAAAAATCAGCTGGCTGGCTTTAGTTGGTTATCTGGCAGGTGCTGCTACATATTACGTAATGTTTGGCTTGTAA
- a CDS encoding phenylalanine--tRNA ligase beta subunit-related protein, giving the protein MQHISISEELGKKVPEIVLSCIECDVHIEEKNIKLWNEVEEQIKALNDTLRVEEISQLPAIAASRRAYKKCGKDPARYRLSAEALLRRVLKRGEIYQVNNVVDQLNLVSISSGFSIGGYDADKIEGNITFGIGKKEEFYEGIGRGELNIENMPVFRDAKSAFGTPTSDSVRTCVTENTRRFLMIIIAYEPIELLKNATEKAERLLKIYADATNFELKTIQVIK; this is encoded by the coding sequence ATGCAACATATTTCAATAAGTGAAGAGTTGGGTAAAAAGGTACCGGAAATTGTACTCTCGTGTATCGAATGTGACGTACATATTGAGGAAAAAAACATAAAATTGTGGAACGAAGTAGAAGAACAGATAAAAGCTCTAAACGATACTCTTCGTGTTGAAGAAATAAGTCAGCTTCCTGCAATTGCAGCTTCGCGAAGAGCATACAAAAAATGCGGTAAAGACCCCGCTCGCTACCGCTTATCGGCAGAAGCACTGTTGCGAAGGGTTTTAAAACGGGGAGAAATTTACCAGGTAAATAATGTTGTTGACCAACTGAATCTGGTATCGATATCGAGTGGATTTTCGATTGGTGGTTACGATGCTGATAAAATTGAAGGAAATATTACTTTTGGCATCGGTAAAAAAGAGGAGTTTTACGAAGGCATTGGCCGCGGCGAATTAAATATTGAAAATATGCCGGTATTCAGAGATGCAAAAAGTGCTTTTGGAACACCCACAAGCGACTCGGTTCGTACTTGTGTAACGGAAAACACCAGGCGCTTTTTAATGATAATTATTGCCTACGAACCAATAGAACTATTAAAAAATGCAACTGAAAAGGCGGAGCGTTTATTAAAAATCTATGCTGATGCTACTAATTTTGAACTAAAAACAATACAAGTTATAAAATGA